One genomic segment of Choristoneura fumiferana chromosome Z, NRCan_CFum_1, whole genome shotgun sequence includes these proteins:
- the LOC141440255 gene encoding cytochrome b-c1 complex subunit 1, mitochondrial-like: protein MIARNLFRVPAVLRRCVSSKATAPVCPAPVIEPETKITTLANGVQVATEQTDSPLCAISMFVEAGPRFEVACNNGITHFIEHMAYKGFISMRRSDLEDCVLTSPMRVTAETTQELQRFTVLCPPDYALDGTAILCKIMMELDLNEREVESERCNIALELADADRDPKAVVFENLIKTAFQGTSLGQPVIGPTRNLERFDADFVRTYMSSHYQPWRVVFATSGPISHEDMIHNVCKNLGNMQNTLTCTPDKIDCRYTGSEILYRDDTEPFAHVCLAVEAPGFTCGEYMTMLLLKNAVGSWSKTQAIGGAWPELAMRCVDTDLCHSFESFYIAYRDTGLWGIYFVANGMQIEDMVYNIQNVWMHLCTTIGPSDIERARNVTKFELAMRRNGSLNSSLDIGKEVMYKSSRPTMVEYDRALNRIVLGKEWAGTADYHLYDRCPVVSCFGPTEGMPEYTRTRAGMYWLRL from the coding sequence ATGATCGCCCGAAACCTATTCAGAGTACCAGCTGTTCTGCGGAGATGTGTAAGCTCCAAGGCAACCGCTCCTGTATGCCCGGCGCCTGTAATCGAGCCAGAAACTAAAATAACCACCCTCGCGAACGGCGTCCAAGTGGCCACAGAGCAGACAGATTCTCCCCTCTGCGCCATATCTATGTTCGTCGAAGCCGGCCCTAGGTTTGAAGTAGCTTGCAACAACGGCATTACCCATTTCATAGAACACATGGCCTACAAAGGCTTTATATCCATGAGAAGATCTGACTTAGAAGACTGTGTGCTTACATCCCCAATGCGTGTTACCGCTGAAACCACTCAGGAGCTCCAGAGGTTTACAGTGTTATGCCCACCGGATTACGCTCTGGATGGTACAGCTATCCTCTGCAAGATCATGATGGAGCTAGATTTGAACGAGAGAGAAGTGGAATCAGAGAGATGCAACATAGCTTTAGAACTAGCTGACGCCGATAGAGACCCTAAGGCCGTAGTTTTCGAGAACCTTATCAAAACAGCGTTCCAAGGCACGAGTTTGGGGCAACCAGTTATCGGACCCACGAGGAACTTGGAGCGATTCGATGCAGACTTCGTTCGGACGTACATGAGCAGCCACTATCAACCGTGGCGGGTGGTTTTCGCAACTTCAGGACCCATCAGCCATGAGGATATGATTCACAATGTCTGCAAAAATTTGGGGAATATGCAGAACACTTTAACCTGTACCCCTGATAAGATCGATTGCCGATACACTGGTTCAGAGATTCTGTATCGTGACGATACAGAGCCGTTTGCGCATGTATGCTTAGCGGTCGAAGCCCCTGGGTTTACTTGCGGGGAGTATATGACGATGCTGCTGCTAAAGAATGCGGTAGGATCTTGGAGTAAGACTCAGGCTATCGGTGGCGCATGGCCTGAACTGGCAATGCGTTGCGTTGACACTGACCTCTGCCACAGCTTCGAGAGTTTCTACATCGCTTACCGTGACACTGGCTTGTGGGGCATCTATTTCGTAGCCAACGGGATGCAGATTGAGGATATGGTGTACAATATCCAGAATGTGTGGATGCATTTGTGTACTACTATTGGTCCGTCAGACATAGAGCGAGCGAGAAACGTGACCAAATTTGAGTTAGCCATGAGGAGAAATGGATCTTTGAACTCGAGTCTTGATATTGGGAAGGAAGTGATGTATAAATCTAGTCGTCCGACGATGGTGGAGTACGATAGGGCGCTTAATAGGATTGTCTTGGGTAAGGAGTGGGCAGGGACAGCTGACTACCACTTGTACGACCGTTGCCCTGTCGTGTCGTGCTTTGGCCCGACGGAAGGTATGCCAGAGTACACGAGAACCCGGGCCGGTATGTATTGGCTGAGGCTATAA